Proteins from a single region of Pyrus communis chromosome 6, drPyrComm1.1, whole genome shotgun sequence:
- the LOC137737682 gene encoding 2-oxoglutarate and iron-dependent oxygenase domain-containing protein CP2-like isoform X2, protein MATDGAADRRRPPPQTLSAGNNGNCVMSLSNRLRLMPNKEHKAESYEDLQQLEFSPLLFSSLERYLPPTMLNASRDLKLQYMRDILLRYSPESERTRVQRHREYRQKIITHYQPLRRELYTLQAAKFFVPSFLRAISENTEDSFRNILSEPSPGVYTFEMLQPDFCELLLTEVENFEGWVHETNFRIMRPNTMNRYGCVLDDFGLETMLEKLMEDFIRPLSKVFFPEVGGSTLDTHHGFVVEYGSDRDVELGFHVDDSEVTLNVCLGKQFSGGDLFFRGVRCDKHVNSETQSEEIFDYTHVPGHAILHHGRHRHGARATTLGRRVNLLLWCRRF, encoded by the exons ATGGCTACGGACGGCGCGGCGGACCGACGGAGGCCACCGCCTCAAACGCTGAGCGCAGGCAACAACGGGAACTGCGTGATGAGCTTGTCGAACAGGCTGAGGCTGATGCCGAACAAGGAGCACAAGGCGGAGAGCTACGAGGACCTGCAGCAATTGGAGTTCAGTCCCTTGCTTTTCAGCTCGCTGGAGCGCTACTTGCCTCCCACCATGCTCAATGCCTCACGTGACCTCAAGCTCCAGTACATGAGGGACATCCTCCTCCGGTACTCGCCCGAGAGCGAACGCACTCGT GTTCAACGACATCGAGAATACAGGCAGAAAATCATCACACACTATCAG CCTCTACGAAGGGAGTTATACACGCTGCAAGCTGCAAAGTTCTTTGTCCCCTCATTTCTCAGAGCAATCAGTGAGAACACAGAGGATAGCTTTAGAAATATACTGTCTGAACCCTCTCCTGGAGTTTATACCTTTGAAATGCTTCAGCCGGATTTCTGTGAATTGTTATTAACTGAG GTGGAAAATTTTGAAGGGTGGGTCCATGAGACAAATTTCAGAATCATGCGACCAAATACAATGAATAGATACGGTTGTGTTCTTGATGACTTTGGCCTGGAAACCATGCTTGAGAAGTTGATGGAGGATTTTATACGTCCTTTGTCTAAAG TTTTCTTCCCGGAAGTTGGCGGATCCACCTTGGATACGCATCACGGTTTCGTTGTTGAATATGGAAGTGATAGGGATGTAGAGCTTG GTTTTCATGTGGATGATTCAGAAGTCACCTTGAATGTTTGCTTGGGAAAGCAATTTTCTGGTGGAGATTTGTTCTTTCGAGGTGTTCGATGTGATAAACATGTTAATTCAGAGACACAATCTGAG GAAATCTTTGATTATACTCATGTTCCGGGACATGCCATTCTTCATCATGGTCGCCATCGGCATGGTGCTAGAGCCACAACATTGGGGCGTCGAGTCAACTTACTATTATGGTGCAGAAG
- the LOC137737354 gene encoding fructose-bisphosphate aldolase 3, chloroplastic-like gives MACSSFAKLNASSSQWIGQQSFTQSPGSSTSLATLRVAVPIRAKAYTDELVLTAKTIASPGRGILAIDESNATCGKRLDSIGLDNTEVNRQAYRQLLLTTPGLGEYISGAILFEETLYQSTTDGKKFVDVLRDQKIVPGIKVDKGLVPLPGSNNESWCQGLDGLASRSAEYYKQGARFAKWRTVVSIPCGPSALAVKEAAWGLARYAAISQDNGLVPIVEPEILLDGDHPIERTLEVAEKVWSEVFYYLAENNVVFEGILLKPSMVTPGAEHKEKATPEAIAKATLTVLKRRVPPAVPGIMFLSGGQSEAEATLNLNAMNQSPNPWHVSFSYARALQNSVLKAWQGHPENVDAAQKALLVRAKANSLAQLGKYSAAGEDEEAKKGMFVKGYTY, from the exons ATGGCCTGTTCCAGCTTCGCGAAGCTTAATGCGTCGTCGTCTCAGTGGATCGGACAGCAGTCCTTCACTCAGAGCCCAGGATCATCGACTAGCCTCGCTACTCTCCGAGTCGCCGTCCCGATCCGAGCCAAGGCCTATACCGACGAACTCGTCCTAACCGCT AAAACCATTGCATCCCCTGGTCGTGGTATACTTGCCATTGATGAATCAAATGCTACTTGTGGAAAGAGGTTAGACTCTATTGGGTTGGACAATACCGAGGTTAACCGACAAGCTTACAGGCAGCTTTTGTTGACCACCCCTGGCCTCGGCGAATACATTTCTGGTGCCATTCTTTTCGAGGAAACACTTTACCAGTCTACAACCGATGGGAAGAAATTTGTGGATGTGTTGCGTGACCAGAAAATTGTACCTGGAATCAAAGTTGACAAG GGTTTGGTTCCCCTGCCGGGATCAAACAATGAATCTTGGTGCCAAGGCTTAGATGGATTGGCTTCACGATCTGCTGAGTACTACAAGCAAGGTGCTCGTTTTGCTAAATG GCGTACAGTTGTTAGCATTCCTTGTGGTCCTTCTGCTCTAGCTGTTAAGGAAGCTGCATGGGGACTTGCTCGTTATGCTGCCATTTCTCAG GACAATGGTCTTGTGCCCATTGTAGAGCCTGAGATTCTTCTCGACGGGGACCACCCAATCGAAAGGACACTTGAAGTGGCAGAGAAGGTCTGGTCCGAAGTCTTCTATTACTTGGCCGAAAACAATGTGGTGTTCGAAGGAATCCTTCTTAAGCCCAGCATGGTTACCCCAGGGGCTGAACACAAGGAAAAGGCTACTCCAGAAGCCATTGCAAAGGCTACCCTCACAGTTCTTAAAAGGAGAGTTCCTCCTGCAGTACCTGGAATCATG TTTTTGTCAGGGGGACAATCCGAAGCAGAAGCAACCCTCAACCTGAATGCAATGAACCAAAGCCCCAACCCATGGCACGTATCCTTCTCGTACGCACGTGCCCTGCAGAACTCTGTCCTTAAGGCATGGCAAGGACATCCAGAGAACGTGGACGCTGCACAAAAGGCACTTTTGGTGCGAGCAAAGGCAAACTCCTTGGCTCAGCTAGGAAAGTACTCTGCTGCAGGCGAGGACGAGGAAGCCAAGAAAGGAATGTTCGTCAAGGGCTATACGTACTAA
- the LOC137737776 gene encoding DExH-box ATP-dependent RNA helicase DExH5, mitochondrial-like isoform X1, producing the protein MPSSFLLLLHPSPPSLQFPHASSPSPSHPKLIASSSKPSLLAMKDRPPSSYGSVYVPPHHRLRSAITTPNYTSPTSVGSKLRDNQTAGALNQRSSTNGVLAYYQTQQQQFQKPKLQHSSAYDDGVSEEGSDREAELLSHPTQNPYSSDNEWERKLTMLLCDKEKQELVTREKKDRCNFEKIAALASRMGLYSHLYSKVAVFSKVPLPNYRFDLDDRRPQREVTLPLGLLRRVEGYLGEFLSQKSRTKEDLSFSTSNSSGSIATDEGLFEQPESFASSKGVMEKLLWRRSMQLHDKQQAWQESPEGRKMLELRRSLPAYREKDALLAAISRDQVVIISGETGCGKTTQIPQFILESEIEAVRGAVCSIICTQPRRISAMSVSERVASERGEKLGDSVGYKVRLEGMKGRDTHLLFCTTGILLRRLLVDRNLKGISHVIVDEIHERGMNEDFLLIVLKDLLPLRPELRLILMSATLDSELFSSYFGRAPIIHVPGFTYPVRTHFLEDVLEITGCKLTPYNQIDDYGQEKMWKMSKQAPRKRKSQIASVVEDALKAADFKEYSPETRESLACWNPDSIGFYLIEYLLCNICESDKPGAILVFMTGWDDINSLKEKLHANPLLGDPSQVLLLACHGSMASTEQRLIFDEPEDGVRKIVLATNIAETSITINDVVFVLDCGKAKETSYDALNNTPCLLPSWISKVSAQQRRGRAGRVQPGECYHLYPRCVYDAFTEYQLPEILRTPLQSLCLQIKSLNLGSISEFLSRALQSPELLSVQNAIEYLKITGALDEKENLTVLGRYLTMLPVEPKLGKMLLLGAIFNCLDPVLTIVSGLSVRDPFLTPFDKKDLAEAAKSQFSRDNSDHLALVRAYEGWKVAERDFAGYDYCWKNFLSAQSMKAIDSLRKEFFSLLRDTDLVDANTTTHNAWSYDEHLVRAVICYGLYPGICSVVHNEKSFSLKTMEDGQVLLYSNSVNARDSKIPYPWLVFNEKIKVNSVFLRDSTAVSDSVLLLFGGSFSKGDTDGHLKMLGGYLEFFMKPAVAEMYQCLKGELDQLIQIKLLNPRMDTHSYHELLSAMRLLISEDQGEGRFVFGRQVLALSKSKPSVVAAQPALVSRTESGPGGDNSKSQLQTLLTRAGYNAPTYKTMQLKNSQFRATVEFNGMQIMGHPCNNKKSAEKDAAAEAIQWLVSGTQMGHEDIKHMSMMLKRSKKDHN; encoded by the exons ATGCCCTCTtctttcctcctcctcctccacccaTCTCCTCCGTCTCTGCAATTCCCTCACGCGTCGTCGCCGTCGCCTTCACATCCCAAACTGATTGCCTCCTCCTCCAAACCCTCACTCCTGGCGATGAAGGATCGGCCTCCTTCCTCGTACGGCTCCGTCTACGTCCCTCCCCACCACCGCCTCCGCTCCGCCATTACCACCCCCAATTACACCTCCCCTACTTCAGTCGGCTCCAAGCTCCGCGACAACCAGACTGCTGGTGCTCTCAACCAGAGGAGCAGCACCAATGGTGTTCTGGCGTACTACCAGACTCAGCAGCAGCAGTTTCAGAAGCCCAAGCTTCAGCACTCTTCCGCTTACGACGACGGCGTTTCCGAGGAAGGCTCCGATCGCGAAGCTGAGTTGCTGTCGCATCCG ACACAGAATCCTTACTCATCTGATAATGAGTGGGAACGGAAATTAACCATGCTGTTATGTGACAAGGAGAAGCAAGAGTTGGTTACAAGGGAGAAAAAAGATAGATGCAACTTTGAGAAAATAGCTGCTTTGGCAAGCAGAATGGGGCTTTATAG CCATCTGTATTCGAAAGTTGCTGTGTTTAGTAAGGTCCCACTGCCAAACTACAGATTTGACCTGGATGATAGGCGCCCTCAGAGAGAG gtGACCTTGCCTCTTGGGTTGCTGAGGAGAGTTGAGGGATATCTTGGAGAGTTCCTTTCCCAGAAGTCTAGGACAAAGGAAGATCTTTCCTTTTCTACATCAAACAGTAGTGGCAGCATTGCTACTGACGAAGGGCTTTTTGAGCAACCAGAATCATTTGCGTCAAGTAAGGGTGTGATGGAAAAACTTCTTTGGCGGAGAAGTATGCAGCTGCATGATAAGCAACAAGCTTGGCAG gaaTCTCCCGAAGGTAGAAAAATGCTTGAACTTCGCAGAAGTCTTCCGGCCTATAGAGAGAAGGATGCATTATTGGCAGCAATTTCACGAGATCAG GTTGTTATCATATCAGGTGAAACTGGCTGTGGCAAGACTACTCAAATTCCACAATTCATTTTAGAATCTGAGATAGAAGCTGTTCGTGGAGCTGTTTGTAGTATTATATGTACACAGCCTAGACGAATATCTGCTATGTCTGTTTCTGAAAGAGTTGCTTCAGAGAGAGGGGAGAAATTGGGTGATTCG GTTGGGTATAAGGTTCGGTTAGAAGGTATGAAGGGGAGGGACACTCACCTTCTCTTTTGCACCACTGGCATTTTGTTGAGAAGATTACTAGTTGATAGAAATTTGAAAGGTATATCTCATGTGATTGTGGATGAAATTCATGAACGTGGAATGAATGAAG ATTTTCTGCTTATTGTTCTCAAGGATCTCCTTCCTCTGCGACCAGAACTTAGGCTGATTTTGATGAGTGCAACCCTAGATTCTGAGCTTTTCTCATCCTACTTTGGTAGAGCTCCGATAATTCATGTTCCA GGTTTTACATATCCAGTTCGAACTCATTTTCTGGAGGATGTTCTGGAAATTACGGGATGCAAATTAACGCCATACAATCAGATTGATGATTATGGTCAAGAAAAGATGTGGAAAATGAGCAAACAGGCGCCAAGAAAGAGGAAAAGCCAAATTGCTTCTGTTGTTGAG GATGCACTTAAAGCAGCCGATTTTAAGGAGTATAGTCCGGAGACTCGGGAGTCTCTAGCATGTTGGAATCCTGATAGTATCGGTTTTTATCTCATCGAGTATCTCTTGTGCAATATCTGTGAGAGTGACAAGCCTGGTGCCATTCTAGTTTTTATGACTGGGTGGGATGACATCAATTCTCTGAAGGAAAAGTTACATGCCAATCCTCTATTAGGTGATCCAAGCCAAGTCTTGTTACTAGCATGCCATGGTTCTATGGCAAGTACTGAGCAG AGGTTAATATTTGATGAGCCTGAGGATGGAGTGAGGAAGATAGTGCTGGCTACTAATATTGCTGAGACAAGCATCACGATTAATGATGTTGTTTTTGTACTTGATTGTGGAAAGGCAAAAGAGACTTCATATGACGCACTGAATAATACTCCTTGTTTGCTTCCTTCCTGGATTTCCAAGGTTTCTGCCCAACAA AGAAGAGGAAGAGCAGGACGTGTCCAGCCCGGGGAATGTTATCATCTCTATCCTAGATGTGTGTATGACGCATTTACAGAGTATCAGTTACCGGAGATTTTGAGGACACCTCTGCAGTCTCTCTGTCTgcaaataaaaagtttaaacctCGGAAGCATTTCTGAGTTCTTATCCAGGGCTCTGCAGTCACCAGAGTTACTTTCG GTGCAAAACGCCATAGAGTATTTAAAGATCACTGGGGCCTTGGATGAGAAAGAGAATCTGACTGTTTTAG GACGCTATCTAACTATGCTTCCTGTGGAGCCAAAACTTGGAAAGATGCTCTTGCTAGGCGCCATTTTCAACTGCCTGGATCCAGTTTTGACTATTGTTTCTGGGCTTAGTGTCAGAGATCCTTTTCTAACACCATTTGACAAGAAAGAC CTTGCTGAGGCTGCAAAATCTCAGTTTTCCCGAGATAATAGTGATCACCTTGCACTTGTGCGGGCCTATGAGGGCTGGAAGGTTGCTGAAAGAGACTTTGCTGGATATGACTATTGCTGGAAGAATTTTCTTTCAGCACAATCAATGAAAGCTATTGATTCCCTTAGGAAGGAGTTCTTCTCTTTGCTTAGGGATACTGATCTTGTTGATGCCAACACCACCACTCATAACGCATGGAGTTATGATGAGCATCTCGTCCGTGCAGTTATTTGCTATGGCCTGTATCCTGGAATCTGCTCTGTTGTG CACAATGAGAAGTCATTTTCACTGAAAACAATGGAGGATGGGCAGGTGCTGCTATACTCG AACTCTGTCAATGCTAGGGATTCTAAAATTCCATATCCATGGCTGGTTTTCAATGAGAAGATAAAGGTGAACTCTGTTTTCCTACGGGATTCAACAGCTGTGTCTGACTCAGTGCTCCTCCTATTTGGTGGAAGTTTTTCGAAAGGGGATACC GATGGACACTTGAAAATGCTGGGAGGATATTTGGAATTCTTCATGAAGCCTGCTGTAGCAGAAATGTATCAATGCTTAAAAGGGGAACTTGACCAGTTAATTCAAATCAAA CTACTGAACCCCAGGATGGACACACACAGTTACCATGAACTTCTTTCTGCAATGCGGTTGCTGATTTCGGAGGATCAAGGCGAAGGTAGATTTGTGTTTGGCCGCCAGGTCCTTGCACTCTCAAAGTCAAAGCCATCTGTGGTGGCAGCACAGCCAGCCTTAGTTTCAAGAACTGAAAGTGGACCCGGGGGTGACAATTCTAAGAGTCAGCTCCAGACATTGCTCACACGAGCAGGATACAACGCACCTACCTACAAAACTATGCAACTGAAGAACAGCCAGTTCCGAGCTACAGTGGAGTTTAACGGAATGCAAATTATGGGCCACCCGTGTAACAACAAGAAGAGTGCAGAAAAAGATGCGGCAGCGGAGGCCATTCAGTGGCTGGTGAGTGGAACACAAATGGGCCATGAGGACATCAAGCACATGTCAATGATGTTAAAGAGAAGCAAAAAGGACCACAATTAA
- the LOC137737776 gene encoding DExH-box ATP-dependent RNA helicase DExH5, mitochondrial-like isoform X2: MPSSFLLLLHPSPPSLQFPHASSPSPSHPKLIASSSKPSLLAMKDRPPSSYGSVYVPPHHRLRSAITTPNYTSPTSVGSKLRDNQTAGALNQRSSTNGVLAYYQTQQQQFQKPKLQHSSAYDDGVSEEGSDREAELLSHPTQNPYSSDNEWERKLTMLLCDKEKQELVTREKKDRCNFEKIAALASRMGLYSHLYSKVAVFSKVPLPNYRFDLDDRRPQREVTLPLGLLRRVEGYLGEFLSQKSRTKEDLSFSTSNSSGSIATDEGLFEQPESFASSKGVMEKLLWRRSMQLHDKQQAWQESPEGRKMLELRRSLPAYREKDALLAAISRDQVVIISGETGCGKTTQIPQFILESEIEAVRGAVCSIICTQPRRISAMSVSERVASERGEKLGDSVGYKVRLEGMKGRDTHLLFCTTGILLRRLLVDRNLKGISHVIVDEIHERGMNEDFLLIVLKDLLPLRPELRLILMSATLDSELFSSYFGRAPIIHVPGFTYPVRTHFLEDVLEITGCKLTPYNQIDDYGQEKMWKMSKQAPRKRKSQIASVVEDALKAADFKEYSPETRESLACWNPDSIGFYLIEYLLCNICESDKPGAILVFMTGWDDINSLKEKLHANPLLGDPSQVLLLACHGSMASTEQRLIFDEPEDGVRKIVLATNIAETSITINDVVFVLDCGKAKETSYDALNNTPCLLPSWISKVSAQQRRGRAGRVQPGECYHLYPRCVYDAFTEYQLPEILRTPLQSLCLQIKSLNLGSISEFLSRALQSPELLSVQNAIEYLKITGALDEKENLTVLGRYLTMLPVEPKLGKMLLLGAIFNCLDPVLTIVSGLSVRDPFLTPFDKKDLAEAAKSQFSRDNSDHLALVRAYEGWKVAERDFAGYDYCWKNFLSAQSMKAIDSLRKEFFSLLRDTDLVDANTTTHNAWSYDEHLVRAVICYGLYPGICSVVHNEKSFSLKTMEDGQVLLYSGF, translated from the exons ATGCCCTCTtctttcctcctcctcctccacccaTCTCCTCCGTCTCTGCAATTCCCTCACGCGTCGTCGCCGTCGCCTTCACATCCCAAACTGATTGCCTCCTCCTCCAAACCCTCACTCCTGGCGATGAAGGATCGGCCTCCTTCCTCGTACGGCTCCGTCTACGTCCCTCCCCACCACCGCCTCCGCTCCGCCATTACCACCCCCAATTACACCTCCCCTACTTCAGTCGGCTCCAAGCTCCGCGACAACCAGACTGCTGGTGCTCTCAACCAGAGGAGCAGCACCAATGGTGTTCTGGCGTACTACCAGACTCAGCAGCAGCAGTTTCAGAAGCCCAAGCTTCAGCACTCTTCCGCTTACGACGACGGCGTTTCCGAGGAAGGCTCCGATCGCGAAGCTGAGTTGCTGTCGCATCCG ACACAGAATCCTTACTCATCTGATAATGAGTGGGAACGGAAATTAACCATGCTGTTATGTGACAAGGAGAAGCAAGAGTTGGTTACAAGGGAGAAAAAAGATAGATGCAACTTTGAGAAAATAGCTGCTTTGGCAAGCAGAATGGGGCTTTATAG CCATCTGTATTCGAAAGTTGCTGTGTTTAGTAAGGTCCCACTGCCAAACTACAGATTTGACCTGGATGATAGGCGCCCTCAGAGAGAG gtGACCTTGCCTCTTGGGTTGCTGAGGAGAGTTGAGGGATATCTTGGAGAGTTCCTTTCCCAGAAGTCTAGGACAAAGGAAGATCTTTCCTTTTCTACATCAAACAGTAGTGGCAGCATTGCTACTGACGAAGGGCTTTTTGAGCAACCAGAATCATTTGCGTCAAGTAAGGGTGTGATGGAAAAACTTCTTTGGCGGAGAAGTATGCAGCTGCATGATAAGCAACAAGCTTGGCAG gaaTCTCCCGAAGGTAGAAAAATGCTTGAACTTCGCAGAAGTCTTCCGGCCTATAGAGAGAAGGATGCATTATTGGCAGCAATTTCACGAGATCAG GTTGTTATCATATCAGGTGAAACTGGCTGTGGCAAGACTACTCAAATTCCACAATTCATTTTAGAATCTGAGATAGAAGCTGTTCGTGGAGCTGTTTGTAGTATTATATGTACACAGCCTAGACGAATATCTGCTATGTCTGTTTCTGAAAGAGTTGCTTCAGAGAGAGGGGAGAAATTGGGTGATTCG GTTGGGTATAAGGTTCGGTTAGAAGGTATGAAGGGGAGGGACACTCACCTTCTCTTTTGCACCACTGGCATTTTGTTGAGAAGATTACTAGTTGATAGAAATTTGAAAGGTATATCTCATGTGATTGTGGATGAAATTCATGAACGTGGAATGAATGAAG ATTTTCTGCTTATTGTTCTCAAGGATCTCCTTCCTCTGCGACCAGAACTTAGGCTGATTTTGATGAGTGCAACCCTAGATTCTGAGCTTTTCTCATCCTACTTTGGTAGAGCTCCGATAATTCATGTTCCA GGTTTTACATATCCAGTTCGAACTCATTTTCTGGAGGATGTTCTGGAAATTACGGGATGCAAATTAACGCCATACAATCAGATTGATGATTATGGTCAAGAAAAGATGTGGAAAATGAGCAAACAGGCGCCAAGAAAGAGGAAAAGCCAAATTGCTTCTGTTGTTGAG GATGCACTTAAAGCAGCCGATTTTAAGGAGTATAGTCCGGAGACTCGGGAGTCTCTAGCATGTTGGAATCCTGATAGTATCGGTTTTTATCTCATCGAGTATCTCTTGTGCAATATCTGTGAGAGTGACAAGCCTGGTGCCATTCTAGTTTTTATGACTGGGTGGGATGACATCAATTCTCTGAAGGAAAAGTTACATGCCAATCCTCTATTAGGTGATCCAAGCCAAGTCTTGTTACTAGCATGCCATGGTTCTATGGCAAGTACTGAGCAG AGGTTAATATTTGATGAGCCTGAGGATGGAGTGAGGAAGATAGTGCTGGCTACTAATATTGCTGAGACAAGCATCACGATTAATGATGTTGTTTTTGTACTTGATTGTGGAAAGGCAAAAGAGACTTCATATGACGCACTGAATAATACTCCTTGTTTGCTTCCTTCCTGGATTTCCAAGGTTTCTGCCCAACAA AGAAGAGGAAGAGCAGGACGTGTCCAGCCCGGGGAATGTTATCATCTCTATCCTAGATGTGTGTATGACGCATTTACAGAGTATCAGTTACCGGAGATTTTGAGGACACCTCTGCAGTCTCTCTGTCTgcaaataaaaagtttaaacctCGGAAGCATTTCTGAGTTCTTATCCAGGGCTCTGCAGTCACCAGAGTTACTTTCG GTGCAAAACGCCATAGAGTATTTAAAGATCACTGGGGCCTTGGATGAGAAAGAGAATCTGACTGTTTTAG GACGCTATCTAACTATGCTTCCTGTGGAGCCAAAACTTGGAAAGATGCTCTTGCTAGGCGCCATTTTCAACTGCCTGGATCCAGTTTTGACTATTGTTTCTGGGCTTAGTGTCAGAGATCCTTTTCTAACACCATTTGACAAGAAAGAC CTTGCTGAGGCTGCAAAATCTCAGTTTTCCCGAGATAATAGTGATCACCTTGCACTTGTGCGGGCCTATGAGGGCTGGAAGGTTGCTGAAAGAGACTTTGCTGGATATGACTATTGCTGGAAGAATTTTCTTTCAGCACAATCAATGAAAGCTATTGATTCCCTTAGGAAGGAGTTCTTCTCTTTGCTTAGGGATACTGATCTTGTTGATGCCAACACCACCACTCATAACGCATGGAGTTATGATGAGCATCTCGTCCGTGCAGTTATTTGCTATGGCCTGTATCCTGGAATCTGCTCTGTTGTG CACAATGAGAAGTCATTTTCACTGAAAACAATGGAGGATGGGCAGGTGCTGCTATACTCG GGATTCTAA